TCACTGCGTAGCTTAGCACCTCGTCGCGAGGTATCAGCTCGAGGGGCTCTACTGTGTGGCTTAGTATGTAGCCGTCGAGTGTGACTACCGTGGGTAGGAGCACGTCAGGGTGCTCGGCGATATAGTAGGCCTGGATGAGGTTGTCATAGACCTCCTGAACGTTCTCGCTGAATATGATTATCCAGCCGGTGTCCCTCATACCCATGGCGTCGCCGTAGTCGTTCCAGATGTTTATTGGGGCGCTGAGCGCGCGAGTAGCGAGAGCCATTACCACGGGCTGGCGGAGGCCGCTAGCTATGTAAAGTATCTCATGCATCAGCTCTAGGCCCTGGCTGCTCGTGGCTGTAAAGACGCGGGCACCGGTGGCAGCAGCCGCAACCACGGCACTCATAGCACTGTGCTCGCTCTCTACGTGGATGACCTCGGCGTCTAGCTCGCCGTTAGCGACCATCTCTGTTATCTTCTCGGCTATCTGTACCTGTGGCGTGATCGGGTATATCGCCGCCACGTCTATGTCAGCGTCACGGGCTGCCAGCGCAGCTGCATGGTTACCCTTGGCAGCTATTCTCCGGGACTCCCTTGCCTTGGGCTTCTCCTGGGTCTTGACCTCCACTGCGGCCATACGGATCACCTCTCCTCCGGAACCATGTCTATGGCCTTTACGGGGCACTCGTAGGCGCAGATACCACAGCCCTTACAGTGGGCGTAATCGACCTTGAAACTGATCTTGAATGTGCGGCCCTTGCTGTTTGTGTACTCCTCGTCTACCTCTAGTATCGCGCCGTCTGGACAGTAGACCCAGCAAAGCCTGCAACGGATACACTTATCCTGGTTGATGACCGGCTTGAAGGTCCTCCAAGCGCTAGTGTCAACCTCTTCGGTGCTGCCAGGCCAGGGGACTATGCCGGCGATGGGAGCGTCCTCCCAGGCCTCAGGGTACTTCTTCCCGAGGAAGCGTTCGAGGCTCACAGGCAGACCACCTCCGTGGAGGAGTAGGCCTCCTCTACAGCGCGTAGGTTGGCCTCCGCTATGCGGGGCCTCTCGCTAAAACGCTCCTCTATGCTACGCTCGAGCGAGTCGAGCTCTACGACCTTCGAGGCGCGAACGAGGCTGCCGAGCATAGACGTGTTCACGATTGGGGCGCCTAGGTGCTTCAGCGCTATGCCTGTAGCGTCTACAACGGCTATGCAGCGCGGTGGCTCGAGCCCACGGCCCCGTAGGAGCTCGGCTACCTCCTCCGGCTTCTTCTTCGTGTTTACCACGAGTAGCCCGTCGCGCCGGAGCCCCTTCATGTATATGCTCGGATCTAGGCTCGAGTCGAGAACTACCACTATGTCTGGCTCGAGTATAGGCTCGCGTTCGAGTATCGCCTTGTCGTCAATACGGGTAAACGCCAGCACTGGTGCACCACGGCGCTCTGCACCATACTCGGGAAAGGCCATAGCGTACTTGCCTTCGCTTATCGCGGCTGCTGCAAGAACCTCAGCTGCCGTGACTGCACCCTGGCCTCCACGGCCATGAAACCTAATCTCTACACGGGGCATACCAAATCCCACCTATACGGCTCCATACGCTCCTCTAGACGCCTGGGGCTTGCAGCCCCTTCCCAAGGGGTTTCTACACGATAAAACATTAAGAGCGTTAAACTCTAGATTTACTCAGCCCCTAGCACAGAGTCCCTGTCCTACCCTAGCACCCCCCTCTAACTAATAACCTCTACCCGCTACACAGCGTCCACACATAGTAGCCTACTTGCACAGTAGTCGAACCACCCCATTTCAGCAAATGTACTATTGCCGGATCAGCGTCTTCAATGCAGTAATGTAATATGCTCAAATAATGGAATCCCTAGGGCAGCTAACCAGGTACGCGAGACCCCAATGGCTAGTGTATATACAGCAGTGGCGATATCGTAATAGTTAGATACGTGTTAAGCGTCTTCGCGGCTAAATTCAACTCGAGGGATGATAGATGACGCTATACGGGGATCCTGAATGGGAGCTTAGCAATGCACCAGAAGTG
The window above is part of the Pyrodictium delaneyi genome. Proteins encoded here:
- a CDS encoding 2-oxoacid:acceptor oxidoreductase family protein, which translates into the protein MPRVEIRFHGRGGQGAVTAAEVLAAAAISEGKYAMAFPEYGAERRGAPVLAFTRIDDKAILEREPILEPDIVVVLDSSLDPSIYMKGLRRDGLLVVNTKKKPEEVAELLRGRGLEPPRCIAVVDATGIALKHLGAPIVNTSMLGSLVRASKVVELDSLERSIEERFSERPRIAEANLRAVEEAYSSTEVVCL
- a CDS encoding 4Fe-4S binding protein is translated as MSLERFLGKKYPEAWEDAPIAGIVPWPGSTEEVDTSAWRTFKPVINQDKCIRCRLCWVYCPDGAILEVDEEYTNSKGRTFKISFKVDYAHCKGCGICAYECPVKAIDMVPEER